ATCCAACCACTTACCTGAAATCGATGGGATTAGGCAAAAGCTGTGCGTTGTTAACCGATGGCCGTTTCTCGGGCGGGACTTCAGGTTTATCCATCGGTCATGCTTCGCCGGAAGCCGCCAGCGGTGGGTTGATTGCTTTGGTGCAAGACGGCGACATCATTGATATTGATATTCCCAACCGCGCTATGAAGCTGGACGTCAGTGATGCTGAACTGGCTGCACGCCGTGAAGCAGAATTAGCGCGCGGTGATGCGGCATGGACACCGAAAGCACGCGAACGTCAGGTTTCTTATGCGCTACGTGCTTATGCCTTACTGGCAACCAGTGCTGATAAAGGTGCTGTGCGCGACAAAAGTAAGCTGGGAGGCTAATACTCATGGCGGTATCACAACCCTTATCAACTGCCCCCGATGGGGCAGAATATCTGCGGGCGATATTGCGCGCACCGGTGTATGAGGTGGCGCAAGTCACCCCGTTACAAGTGATGGAAAAAATCTCTTCACGCTTGGATAACACCATTTTGGTTAAGCGCGAAGACCGGCAGCCGGTGCACAGCTTTAAACTGCGCGGCGCTTACGCGATGTTGGCTGGCCTGACTGCAGAACAGAAAGCCTGTGGTGTGATAACCGCTTCTGCCGGTAACCATGCGCAGGGGGTAGCGCTTTCGGCTAACAAGCTCGGTATTAAAGCGCTGATTGTCATGCCGGTCGCCACTGCTGACATCAAAGTGGATGCGGTGCGTGGTTTTGGCGGAGAGGTGCTGTTGTTTGGTGCTAATTTCGATGAAGCCAAAGGCAAGGCGATTGAACTGTCGCAGTTGCAGGGTTACACCTTTGTGCCGCCGTTTGACCATCCGGCAGTGATTGCCGGGCAAGGGACGCTGGCGATGGAACTTCTTCAGCAAGACGCACATCTTGACCGGGTGTTTGTTCCGGTTGGTGGCGGTGGGCTGGTGGCCGGTGTTGCCGTGCTTATCAAGCAACTGATGCCGCAGATTAAAGTGATTGGCGTTGAAGCAGAAGACTCAGCCTGTTTGCGTGCCGCGCTGGATGCAGGCAAGCCGGTCGATCTGGCTCGTGTCGGGCTGTTTGCTGAAGGTGTCGCGGTTAAGCGTATTGGTGATGAGCCATTCCGCCTGTGCCAGGAGTATCTGGACGAAGTGATCTCCGTCGACAGTGATGCTATTTGTGCGGCAGTAAAAGATTTATTTGAAGATGTGCGCGCCATTGCTGAGCCATCTGGTGCTTTGGCGCTGGCGGGGCTGAAAAAGTACGTACAGCAACATAATATTCAAGGCGAACGTCTGGCCCATGTGCTTTCGGGCGCTAACGTCAACTTCCATGGTTTGCGTTATGTATCAGAGCGCTGTGAACTTGGCGAGCAGCGCGAAGCCTTGCTGGCGGTGACCATCCCAGAGCAAAAAGGCAGTTTCCTGCGTTTTTGTGAGTTGCTGGGGGGGCGTTCCGTCACTGAATTTAACTACCGATATGCTGATGCCGATAACGCCTGTATTTTCGTCGGGGTGCGACTGACCCGTGGTTATGCTGAGCGGGCTGAGATCCTGGCTGAATTGCAGGGTAAAGGTTATCAGGTGGTGGATTTATCTGATGATGAAATGGCCAAGCTGCATGTGCGTTATATGGTCGGCGGGCGTCCTTCCAAGCCACTGCGCGAGCGGCTGTTCAGTTTTGAATTCCCAGAATCACCGGGTGCATTACTGAAATTCCTGCATACCTTAGGCACGCACTGGAATATCTCTCTGTTCCACTATCGTAGCCACGGCACTGATTTTGGTCGGGTGCTGGCGGGGTTTGAGTTATCGGACTCTGAACCCCAATTTGAACAGCATCTAACGGCGCTGGGCTATGATTGTCATGATGAAACCAATAACCCGGCATTTAAGTTCTTTCTGGCGGGCTGAATCTTAGCCAGTAACTACTTATTCTTATTCGTACTAATAAAAAAACCAGAGCCAATAATCTCTGGGTTTTTTATTGGCATTTACTGTCTTTTATCTCCTTATCTATCTTTGCTAATAAGTATTAGAAATGAAACTCGGTGTTATTGCGGCGTAATATAATTATCGACATTGATTAATTAGAGTTAATGATGTCATTACTGATATTAAGCTATTGGATAACTTTATTTCTTGAGTTATCTAATTTGATAATAACATATTGGAGTTTATATATGAGTGAATTAATAACATTAAATTTTAAATCGACATCAACTTATCTTGATTGGAATGCTACATCGATAGGGGCACGTTATCAATATCATGCTGATGGTACGCGATTTAATGGGGGGGTAAGTTATTCAGTTCAGAAGATAAATCAGGCAATAGAAGGAGATTCAAACTATTATAGACGATTTGACCAAATGCAAGCAACAATTGACCAGGGTTCGGTTTCTAAAGAGGGAGGTGCGGGTAATGAAATTTATTTCATTGAAAATAAAGCAAATAACAGTGCAGCAGTGAGTTATTTTAAATATGGTCTAGACAATAAACTAAACGAAAGTCAGAGTTTTAATTATCAAAGTAATATATTAACTTCCCGAACCAAAATAATGCCCAATTCCATTGGGCAAATAACTAAATCTCAAAAATTTAACATTCATGATAAATTAGTCGAGAGTAATGTTTTTAGTTATAAAAAAGATAGAATAGGTAATGATTTAATTATTATTCAAAAGGAAAAGTATAGTGGTAATGAAGTCGTAAGCACAACGCATAAAGAGCTTTATGATTCTTCTGGTAAAATAATAAAAATTGATGTGTACGACAAAAATGATAAACAGCTTGAGAGAAATGAGTTCAGCTATTTCAATAATGGTAATAAGTGTCGGACTGTAAAATCTACTTTCAATATTAGCGGGAATTTAAATCATCAAGAGAAAATTATTTATAATAAAAATGGTGATTTGCGTGCGATGGTTCAGTCAAATTACGATAATGGTCAGTCTTTAAAGGATAGTAAATCAACCTATTATATCAATGGAGAGGTTGATCGAGTCGTAGAAGTTGAGTATTCAGCCGACGGCAAAGTTATTGTTGGGCGTATTGAAAAAGCATACAATATAACTAATGCTATATTAATTAAAGAAACAGAGTCGTCTTACTCGATGGATGGAAAAATAATTATCGGTAGGATTAATAAAGAATACAGTGCACTTGATGGGCGATTAGAGAAAATAACCAGATCAAATCGTTCAGATAGTGGGCAGTTAAAGCGCGAAGTTGAGAGTTATTTAGATATTAATGGACAAGAGAGCAAACGCATTAGCCAGTATTATTCAAATGGTGTAACTAAATGTTTTGAAAGAAGTTTCTCTGCTGGCAAGATGACGGGTAAGGTTTACATGGAATTTGATAATAATGGCAATGCTATCAATATAAAAAGGCTTAATCCTGAAGGGAAAATGGTTGATGTGCCTATCAATGCATCCCTTGACACCTTCTTTAAGGGCGTCACTCAACTGGCAGATGCGATAAATAGTTTCCCAACCCGAGAACAAGCTCCTGCTGCTGTGGATACGATTATTGGTAGTCACGCGAATCTGAGGAATCTTGTTCCTGTGATGAATTATGCTTCCCGACAGTAAACTATAGCAGCCCCCAAAATGCTTCAATCAACGGCTCATTGAGCCGTTTTTTCTGCACGCAAACCCCTAATTCAAATGGCTCGACCAGTGAAACATCATCCAATAGAGAAATACGGTTGCGTACCGGTTCCGGGCTGTTATCTACCACCACCGATGGAATAAGTGCCACACCACAGCCTAGAGC
The sequence above is drawn from the Yersinia enterocolitica subsp. enterocolitica genome and encodes:
- the ilvA gene encoding threonine ammonia-lyase, biosynthetic, translating into MAVSQPLSTAPDGAEYLRAILRAPVYEVAQVTPLQVMEKISSRLDNTILVKREDRQPVHSFKLRGAYAMLAGLTAEQKACGVITASAGNHAQGVALSANKLGIKALIVMPVATADIKVDAVRGFGGEVLLFGANFDEAKGKAIELSQLQGYTFVPPFDHPAVIAGQGTLAMELLQQDAHLDRVFVPVGGGGLVAGVAVLIKQLMPQIKVIGVEAEDSACLRAALDAGKPVDLARVGLFAEGVAVKRIGDEPFRLCQEYLDEVISVDSDAICAAVKDLFEDVRAIAEPSGALALAGLKKYVQQHNIQGERLAHVLSGANVNFHGLRYVSERCELGEQREALLAVTIPEQKGSFLRFCELLGGRSVTEFNYRYADADNACIFVGVRLTRGYAERAEILAELQGKGYQVVDLSDDEMAKLHVRYMVGGRPSKPLRERLFSFEFPESPGALLKFLHTLGTHWNISLFHYRSHGTDFGRVLAGFELSDSEPQFEQHLTALGYDCHDETNNPAFKFFLAG